In Harpia harpyja isolate bHarHar1 chromosome Z, bHarHar1 primary haplotype, whole genome shotgun sequence, a single window of DNA contains:
- the ENHO gene encoding adropin: protein MGAALSTGAVVAISFNCVIALLILILFLILCKACRTPSCPKKSPASDVDEARNEEKYLLQP from the coding sequence ATGGGGGCTGCTCTCTCCACCGGTGCGGTCGTGGCAATTTCTTTTAACTGCGTCATTGCGTTGCTtatcctcatcctcttcctcatcctctgcaAGGCCTGCAGGACCCCCTCGTGCCCCAAGAAGAGCCCGGCTTCTGATGTGGATGAGGCAAGGAACGAAGAGAAGTACCTACTGCAGCCCTGA